A genomic window from Mytilus trossulus isolate FHL-02 unplaced genomic scaffold, PNRI_Mtr1.1.1.hap1 h1tg001028l__unscaffolded, whole genome shotgun sequence includes:
- the LOC134703433 gene encoding whey acidic protein-like, which produces SMCCPKECGKECTVKRKYGLCPTFTDKPLSYCMVAFVISNCGGNDADCSDQICCGVTCGIGCTEPVKPNPPKPRQGVCPPIPKGGDPNFCNLVDVKYDCDTDSDCTEKNKKCCGTPCGGRACTNPIKGDRTGCPSCKIQPSLGCPACFQYLQLCNSDRECGR; this is translated from the exons actCCATGTGCTGCCCAAAGGAATGCGGAAAAGAATGT ACGGTAAAGCGTAAATATGGACTATGTCCCACTTTTACTGACAAACCATTGAGTTATTGTATGGTAGCTTTCGTTATTTCAAATTGTGGAGGTAATGACGCAGACTGTTCAG atcaaataTGTTGTGGCGTTACTTGTGGAATAGGATGTACAGAACCAGTAAAACCGAAT CCACCAAAACCAAGACAAGGAGTTTGTCCGCCAATTCCTAAAGGGGGTGATCCCAACTTTTGTAACCTTGTAGATGTAAAATATGACTGTGACACGGATTCAGATTGTACGGAAA agaataaaaaatgttgtggGACACCATGTGGGGGACGAGCATGCACTAATCCCATAAag GGTGATCGTACTGGATGTCCATCGTGTAAAATCCAACCGAGTTTAGGTTGTCCCGCGTGTTTCCAATATCTGCAGCTGTGCAACTCAGACAGGGAGTGTGGTCGAG